A stretch of [Clostridium] scindens DNA encodes these proteins:
- a CDS encoding DUF6070 family protein — MNTKRTGIMLLILLSLSGCAAPEQEESTYIAESSDHKDDFGSGEEQDENEDYELKNIKMKPEEVEELSKSVLEVAEKCQAAYRKAGKNDASDIALQEETVHQMIEDAAKGGLSITCGGTDYNMQNYEKVDQELNKAKKGKNAETEFYEINTSGILRYIRLQFKKQKLYVTSVSAILNDNAKAQIQQVEKIQAYDWEYTQKGWLIWEKALSRNQEMDMHVFYRVLPLDAKCRELGNKCIIPVSYFCNNLFLTDWDVNSMGNLEFNDLYEFLYQMKYGEKMDEEIYEGGIPKIEFEEVVQSFFDISTEQLETFARYDKERGVYPWESIKCWNRIPQFQPFPEVVNYIENEDGSLTLLVEAVFTEGGKDCSFKHEVTIKEQGEGWIYLGNMTEKDESYRILQYRPRRAFYNTNKERTDLDQ, encoded by the coding sequence ATGAATACAAAAAGAACAGGAATTATGCTGTTGATTTTATTATCCCTGTCTGGGTGCGCCGCGCCGGAACAGGAGGAAAGCACTTATATTGCCGAATCATCTGATCATAAGGATGATTTTGGGAGTGGGGAAGAACAAGATGAAAATGAAGATTATGAACTGAAGAATATCAAGATGAAGCCAGAAGAAGTAGAGGAACTGTCAAAATCGGTTTTGGAAGTCGCAGAAAAATGCCAGGCAGCTTACCGCAAAGCGGGTAAGAATGATGCATCGGATATTGCGCTTCAAGAAGAAACTGTACATCAGATGATCGAAGATGCGGCTAAAGGCGGGCTGTCAATCACCTGTGGAGGAACCGACTACAACATGCAGAATTATGAGAAAGTGGATCAGGAGTTAAATAAGGCGAAAAAAGGGAAGAACGCAGAGACAGAATTTTACGAAATAAATACCAGTGGAATCTTAAGATATATCCGGCTTCAATTTAAAAAGCAAAAGTTGTATGTGACATCTGTGAGTGCAATACTGAATGATAATGCGAAAGCCCAGATCCAGCAAGTAGAAAAAATACAGGCGTATGACTGGGAATATACGCAGAAAGGATGGCTCATATGGGAAAAAGCGTTGTCAAGGAATCAAGAGATGGATATGCATGTGTTTTATAGAGTTCTGCCGTTAGACGCAAAATGCAGGGAACTTGGAAATAAATGCATTATACCGGTGAGTTACTTTTGCAATAATTTATTCCTGACAGATTGGGATGTGAACAGCATGGGAAATCTGGAATTTAATGATCTGTATGAATTCTTATACCAGATGAAATATGGGGAAAAGATGGATGAAGAAATATATGAGGGAGGCATTCCCAAAATAGAATTTGAAGAGGTGGTACAGTCATTTTTTGATATTTCAACAGAACAATTAGAAACATTTGCCCGATACGATAAAGAAAGAGGCGTTTATCCTTGGGAATCAATTAAATGCTGGAACCGTATTCCGCAATTCCAACCGTTTCCGGAAGTTGTAAACTATATAGAAAATGAGGATGGATCCTTGACTTTGCTCGTAGAAGCTGTTTTTACGGAAGGAGGTAAGGATTGTTCTTTTAAACACGAAGTAACAATAAAAGAGCAAGGGGAGGGCTGGATCTATCTTGGAAATATGACTGAAAAAGACGAATCCTATAGGATTTTGCAGTACCGGCCAAGGAGAGCGTTTTACAATACCAATAAAGAGCGGACAGACTTAGACCAATAG
- a CDS encoding ABC transporter ATP-binding protein translates to MQSSANRIAIEGKDIVKDFRIGDTTTKVLKGVSLKVLQGEFVSIMGQSGSGKSTLLYILGGLDTPTGGSVHINGTDISQWGDEKMSKIRRQKIGFVFQFYNLIPNLNVEENIMLPLLLDGKKMKDHKKQLNHILNIVGLSDRRKHTPRELSGGQQQRVAIARALITNPEILFADEPTGNLDSQTGAEIMSLLQEINQKSGQTIVMVTHSPEAAKCSSRVITVMDGMIA, encoded by the coding sequence ATGCAATCATCTGCCAATAGAATTGCCATTGAGGGAAAAGACATTGTAAAAGATTTTAGAATAGGTGACACCACCACAAAGGTTTTGAAAGGTGTATCGCTAAAGGTTCTGCAAGGGGAATTTGTTTCTATTATGGGGCAGTCCGGCTCTGGTAAAAGCACACTGCTTTATATCCTCGGTGGGCTGGATACTCCCACTGGAGGCTCTGTTCATATAAATGGTACAGATATTTCCCAGTGGGGTGACGAGAAGATGAGCAAAATAAGGCGACAAAAAATAGGCTTTGTTTTTCAGTTTTATAATCTTATCCCCAATCTGAATGTAGAGGAAAACATTATGCTCCCTTTGCTTTTGGACGGTAAAAAAATGAAAGACCATAAAAAACAGCTTAACCACATTCTGAATATTGTGGGGTTATCGGATAGGCGAAAGCATACCCCACGGGAATTATCGGGAGGACAACAGCAGCGAGTAGCAATCGCCCGTGCCTTAATTACAAATCCAGAAATCCTGTTTGCTGATGAGCCAACAGGAAACCTTGATAGCCAAACCGGGGCTGAAATTATGAGCTTACTTCAAGAGATTAATCAAAAAAGCGGGCAAACCATTGTCATGGTCACCCATTCGCCGGAGGCTGCAAAATGTAGCAGCAGAGTTATCACCGTGATGGATGGAATGATTGCTTAA
- a CDS encoding helix-turn-helix domain-containing protein, which translates to MDYISAPEAAKKWGISERRVQKLCADSRIPDISKIGYMWLIPKDAEKPIDGRTKRKAGETIER; encoded by the coding sequence ATGGATTATATATCAGCCCCGGAGGCAGCTAAAAAATGGGGGATTTCAGAAAGACGAGTGCAAAAACTCTGTGCAGATAGCCGTATTCCCGACATTTCAAAAATAGGATATATGTGGCTTATTCCTAAGGATGCCGAAAAGCCTATTGACGGAAGAACAAAACGGAAAGCAGGTGAAACTATTGAACGGTAA
- a CDS encoding BlaI/MecI/CopY family transcriptional regulator, with the protein MEKLPQISEAEYEIMKIVWEDSPISTNDICAKVPAVHNWSSKTVHTLLSRLVSKHVISYEQRGRMYYYFPIISKSKYLSQENRSFLTRFYDGEAAPLLSSLLSNAQLSDQDLRTMYHLLDSKLNGGD; encoded by the coding sequence ATGGAAAAATTACCTCAAATTTCAGAAGCTGAATATGAAATCATGAAAATTGTATGGGAGGATTCTCCTATCAGCACGAATGATATCTGTGCAAAAGTACCTGCCGTTCATAACTGGAGTTCCAAAACGGTTCATACCTTATTATCCCGCTTAGTCTCAAAACATGTTATTTCTTATGAACAAAGAGGGCGCATGTACTACTACTTTCCGATCATATCGAAAAGCAAATATTTATCACAGGAAAACCGCTCATTTTTAACGCGTTTTTATGATGGCGAGGCAGCCCCGCTATTGTCATCGCTGCTATCAAACGCACAGTTATCTGATCAGGATTTAAGAACTATGTACCATTTGCTTGATTCAAAATTGAATGGTGGTGATTAA
- a CDS encoding FMN-binding protein yields the protein MKLRKVYPIILTAVITLLIGFAFVAFLLRPQPLDIGTVDLNTVSDGEYIGFCQNEILFAVVKVDVQDHKIIAIEVLEHKPSYMEQAEQIAGKVLSGQSLEVDAISGATLTSDTVLKAIENALKK from the coding sequence ATGAAGTTGAGAAAGGTTTATCCCATCATTCTTACTGCGGTAATAACGCTCCTTATCGGGTTTGCATTTGTGGCTTTTCTGTTGCGGCCACAGCCACTCGATATTGGAACGGTTGATTTGAATACTGTTTCAGATGGCGAATATATTGGGTTCTGTCAAAATGAGATTTTGTTTGCCGTGGTCAAGGTAGATGTGCAAGACCACAAAATAATTGCTATTGAGGTTTTGGAGCATAAACCATCTTACATGGAGCAAGCAGAACAGATTGCAGGCAAGGTGCTTTCGGGACAGTCACTGGAAGTGGATGCAATATCCGGTGCTACCCTAACAAGCGATACCGTCTTAAAGGCAATCGAAAACGCATTAAAGAAATAA
- a CDS encoding BlaR1 family beta-lactam sensor/signal transducer, which produces MFALHFLLCNLVITILLGLILSVKKIFKKHLTISSQYHLWYIFVCAAIIPFIPLKSIPPASLLQRIQYLFYPEAASTLGSSVKPLDNAALPAQLGISDFAASYDSSALSQLNSIFISIWIIGCLITTLYFAYHIIKIYSIRKSAYLISEENEPDLYRQYSECLNELRIRRKVSLYASCNISSPVSYGLLHPRVIIPQDMDILLSDEDVRFIFLHELLHYRHKDAALNYITCILQVIYWFNPFIWYGFRVLQKDREIACDNSVIHIVGKSQSTNYGYTLIRYAQRMPHNAFLSPLSRLGGEKKVMIQRIKEIASYKSNTPKQRRKSAVLLLLICTMVYCLSPLLTVYASQDASYNFQSQNVEAMDLSSYFKGTDGTFVLYDTVSDQYQIYNQELSTKRISPDSTFKIYSGLFALEEDIIHYDASGQKWDGTTYSFDTWNKDQTLATAMQNSVNWYFQNLDIQLGYQKLYSYYKKISYGNCDLTAGINYYWAESSLKISPVEQVMLLSNLLENKWAFEEENVQAIKNSLFISDTAIGRLYGKTGTGVVNGQSSNGWFIGFLERGERVYCFATNLQNADNATGSNASEITVEILNSITI; this is translated from the coding sequence ATGTTTGCACTACATTTTCTATTGTGTAATCTTGTAATTACTATTTTGCTGGGATTGATCCTCTCGGTGAAAAAGATTTTTAAAAAGCATCTTACTATAAGCAGCCAGTATCATCTATGGTATATTTTTGTCTGTGCAGCGATAATTCCCTTTATACCTCTTAAAAGCATTCCTCCTGCTTCACTGCTTCAAAGAATACAATATTTATTCTACCCAGAGGCTGCTAGTACGCTTGGAAGTTCTGTGAAACCATTAGATAATGCGGCTTTGCCTGCTCAGCTGGGTATATCTGATTTTGCGGCATCCTATGACAGTTCTGCCCTGAGTCAGTTAAACAGCATCTTCATTTCTATATGGATCATAGGCTGTTTGATAACCACGTTATATTTTGCATATCACATTATAAAGATTTATTCCATCAGAAAATCTGCGTATTTAATATCGGAAGAAAATGAACCCGATTTGTATAGACAGTATTCTGAATGCTTGAATGAACTTCGTATCAGGCGCAAGGTTTCTCTCTATGCTTCCTGCAATATATCCAGCCCGGTATCCTATGGCCTGCTCCATCCAAGGGTTATTATTCCGCAAGACATGGACATACTTTTATCGGATGAAGATGTACGGTTCATTTTCTTGCACGAGTTGCTGCATTATAGGCATAAAGATGCCGCATTGAATTACATTACCTGTATCCTGCAAGTTATCTATTGGTTCAATCCATTTATCTGGTATGGATTCCGGGTATTGCAAAAAGATCGGGAAATTGCTTGTGATAATTCCGTGATTCATATTGTTGGAAAAAGCCAATCTACAAATTATGGCTATACATTAATCAGATATGCCCAGAGGATGCCGCACAATGCCTTTCTCTCCCCTCTATCCCGTTTGGGCGGAGAAAAGAAGGTAATGATTCAGCGGATCAAGGAAATTGCCAGCTATAAATCTAATACTCCAAAGCAAAGACGGAAAAGTGCCGTATTATTACTATTGATTTGCACAATGGTCTATTGCCTAAGCCCTTTGCTGACCGTATACGCTTCGCAAGATGCGTCCTATAATTTTCAGTCTCAAAATGTAGAAGCCATGGATCTGTCCTCCTATTTCAAAGGAACGGACGGAACATTCGTCTTATATGATACAGTTAGCGATCAATATCAGATATACAATCAGGAATTGAGCACCAAACGCATCTCTCCTGATTCTACGTTTAAAATATATAGCGGACTCTTTGCATTGGAGGAAGACATCATCCATTATGATGCCTCTGGTCAAAAATGGGATGGAACTACTTATTCCTTTGATACATGGAATAAAGATCAAACCCTTGCAACCGCCATGCAAAATTCCGTAAACTGGTATTTTCAAAACCTGGATATACAGTTAGGATATCAGAAACTCTATTCCTATTATAAAAAAATCTCTTATGGAAACTGCGATCTGACTGCTGGTATTAACTATTATTGGGCGGAATCTTCCTTAAAGATATCCCCAGTAGAACAAGTGATGCTTTTATCAAATCTGCTGGAAAACAAGTGGGCTTTTGAAGAAGAGAATGTTCAGGCGATAAAGAATTCTTTATTTATTTCTGATACTGCCATCGGAAGATTATATGGAAAAACTGGCACAGGGGTAGTGAACGGGCAGAGTTCAAATGGGTGGTTTATCGGCTTTCTTGAACGCGGCGAACGAGTTTACTGCTTTGCCACAAACCTGCAAAATGCCGATAATGCTACCGGCAGCAATGCCTCCGAGATAACCGTAGAGATTTTAAATTCTATCACAATCTGA
- a CDS encoding sensor histidine kinase — MKKSGYRTVFHIYLIFFLSLLGTILAAIGLFMLLITIGKPNGETVRSDWPSTFTEDLKKQIIFIDDKPQLKQAGLELLRDNQIGLQILDDAGNEIYGFQTTEDSVTHYEISDLLQLAKKGYSNSEKSTSFVGTVTYGETDYTYITQFPMDIRKVTMYLNGERFTGGKTIVFSTVGILLLVILAAGIAYGFLTAKMISRLAMSVRDISKRSYLPCKNNGTFRDLYDSLNSLDTEIRTSDRLREETENMRREWIANITHDLKTPLSPIKGYSEILLNDTPKTDEQCKRYAGIMLKNAAYMENLMDDLKLTYRLESGMVPINRQEQNLVRFLREMTIDILNRPEYENRCIEFDSTEETILFSFDEKLLIRAFQNLIVNAFVHGDKDTEITMQISTSVHEINITLSDNGKGMTEKETEKLFERYYRGASTDQKPEGTGLGLAIAKNIIELHGGNISVSSVPTVGTTFLMCFPRN, encoded by the coding sequence ATGAAGAAATCCGGTTATCGCACAGTGTTTCATATTTACCTCATTTTCTTCCTATCTCTGCTTGGTACAATCCTTGCTGCGATTGGTCTTTTTATGTTGCTGATTACCATTGGGAAACCAAATGGAGAAACCGTAAGAAGTGATTGGCCCAGTACATTTACAGAAGACCTAAAGAAACAAATTATTTTTATTGATGATAAGCCACAATTAAAACAGGCAGGTCTTGAGCTGCTACGGGATAATCAAATTGGATTGCAAATATTAGATGATGCAGGTAATGAGATTTACGGTTTTCAAACAACAGAAGATAGCGTTACCCATTATGAAATTTCAGATCTTTTGCAACTTGCCAAAAAGGGATATAGTAATTCGGAGAAAAGCACTTCTTTTGTTGGTACAGTAACCTATGGGGAAACGGACTATACTTACATCACACAGTTCCCGATGGATATTAGAAAAGTCACCATGTATTTAAACGGAGAACGATTTACAGGCGGCAAGACCATTGTATTTTCCACCGTGGGCATTCTCTTGCTTGTGATACTTGCTGCCGGAATTGCATACGGATTTTTGACAGCAAAAATGATAAGCCGCTTGGCCATGTCCGTGAGAGATATATCAAAACGCTCCTATCTGCCATGCAAAAATAACGGAACTTTTAGGGATTTGTATGACAGCTTAAATTCTTTAGATACGGAAATTAGAACAAGTGATAGACTTCGGGAAGAAACAGAGAATATGCGGCGAGAATGGATTGCAAACATCACGCATGATTTAAAAACACCTCTCTCACCAATTAAGGGATATTCTGAAATTTTACTGAATGATACGCCTAAGACAGATGAGCAATGCAAACGGTATGCAGGTATTATGCTGAAAAATGCTGCCTACATGGAAAACTTGATGGACGATTTAAAACTGACATATAGGCTTGAAAGCGGAATGGTTCCCATCAATCGGCAAGAACAAAACCTTGTTCGCTTTTTAAGGGAAATGACCATTGATATACTCAATCGCCCAGAATATGAAAACCGCTGTATTGAGTTTGATAGCACGGAAGAAACAATTTTATTTTCCTTTGATGAGAAACTTCTGATTAGAGCATTTCAGAATTTGATTGTGAATGCTTTTGTGCATGGTGATAAAGATACCGAAATCACCATGCAAATATCGACTTCTGTGCATGAAATAAACATCACATTAAGCGACAACGGAAAAGGCATGACCGAAAAAGAGACAGAAAAGTTATTTGAACGCTATTATCGAGGTGCAAGCACTGACCAAAAGCCGGAGGGTACTGGATTGGGACTTGCCATTGCAAAAAATATTATAGAGCTACATGGGGGAAATATTTCTGTTTCCAGCGTTCCCACTGTTGGAACCACTTTTCTTATGTGCTTTCCCAGGAATTAA
- a CDS encoding ABC transporter permease, which produces MKIIFKYILTNVKERKARTAVMLLSILLSTMLLFVSLSIGVSYESAQRKMARGMAGSATVSVQMKDGNISLSDIPDLSPIKAKVGMLEGTALYHESGYYETVDLIAADLDALGQINKPRLQNGGEISDFSGNQIILPDRFTSKYDIQKGDTITLQISGTPTAFEVAEIAAYDTVFLRHTRGATALSPYSTLAEILGQADGYSQILVEPTEGTRTSDLIAELNKSLTNGEYEISQIVNETQIAADARQKSMPFFLISFFALTMSVFIIYSNYKVITLDRLPIIGTFRSIGATEKNVTRILLLESLLYGCVGGVAGIPVGILILNIILQGMDKSLSQGIEIPIVVSVSGIFLSFSVAVIVSLLSAWLPVRRASRLPIKDVVLGTVEEKHTPHRLIIGTGIALFIISVLLPKIASGNMLYLAGGFSLLGLIAATILIIPLFTNGIATVLERLYGVVFQNEGKLAARNMRGNKNITQNITLLFISISAIIVISVVGNFVTTYISDVFHGAELEGFADGEMDQSFIEQVENMDGIEKVLPLYVFNNGATFSRMEATDNLEWYNSMLALNYTKEAMQEQAVSAFDSGERSIILSNSAMKRIGLSVGDTITLSNGNTENSYRVVGSFKSRATDVEAVIPSDYAVSDFGAKAYGFLAYTAADPDAVMVQIRDLFGEHSNWSRTVAEFNADALSTVGAFLKPMQSMTYFILLLATVGVINNLLINYIQRRRSIAMYKSVGLSNRQNMKMTLIEGFSSGLIGAVIAIFVSYMEIQTIFLVAGPKIAMTPELDAGTFIAAGTLGMVVTLLGSIVPILKSRKMKLVEEIKFE; this is translated from the coding sequence TTGAAAATAATTTTTAAGTACATTTTAACCAATGTAAAAGAGCGAAAGGCACGAACCGCTGTCATGCTCTTATCCATTCTTCTATCCACAATGTTGCTGTTTGTATCCCTTTCCATCGGAGTATCCTACGAAAGTGCACAGCGAAAAATGGCTCGAGGTATGGCGGGAAGTGCAACCGTTTCCGTCCAAATGAAAGATGGAAACATCAGTTTGAGCGACATTCCCGATTTATCACCCATAAAAGCAAAAGTCGGTATGCTTGAAGGTACTGCCCTATACCATGAAAGCGGATACTATGAAACCGTGGATTTAATTGCTGCTGACCTTGATGCTTTGGGGCAGATCAATAAACCTCGCCTGCAAAATGGCGGTGAAATATCTGATTTTTCCGGCAATCAAATTATTTTGCCGGATCGGTTTACCTCAAAATACGATATTCAAAAGGGTGACACCATAACCCTGCAAATAAGCGGTACTCCTACTGCTTTTGAAGTGGCTGAAATTGCGGCCTACGATACGGTTTTTCTTCGGCATACAAGGGGAGCAACTGCACTTTCGCCGTATTCCACCTTAGCAGAAATCTTAGGACAAGCAGACGGATACAGTCAAATTTTGGTTGAACCTACCGAGGGAACTAGAACAAGCGACCTCATTGCAGAGCTGAACAAGTCACTTACCAATGGAGAGTATGAAATCTCTCAGATCGTCAACGAAACACAGATAGCTGCTGATGCAAGGCAGAAATCTATGCCGTTCTTCCTCATTAGTTTTTTTGCACTGACTATGAGTGTTTTCATTATTTATAGCAACTACAAAGTGATTACATTAGACCGCTTGCCCATCATCGGGACATTCCGTAGCATTGGTGCAACGGAAAAGAATGTTACTCGCATTTTGCTGTTGGAAAGTCTGCTGTACGGTTGTGTAGGGGGAGTAGCAGGCATCCCTGTGGGGATTTTAATACTCAATATAATTTTGCAAGGCATGGATAAATCGTTATCGCAAGGAATAGAAATCCCCATTGTTGTTTCTGTTTCCGGCATCTTTCTTTCTTTTTCTGTGGCAGTAATTGTTTCGTTGCTTTCCGCATGGCTGCCTGTACGCAGGGCGAGCCGTTTACCCATAAAGGATGTTGTACTTGGCACTGTGGAAGAAAAACACACTCCCCATCGGTTGATTATCGGAACGGGAATTGCCCTTTTCATTATTTCTGTACTGCTACCAAAAATTGCCTCCGGCAATATGCTTTACTTGGCAGGTGGTTTTTCTCTCTTAGGTCTGATTGCCGCCACGATACTGATTATCCCACTGTTCACCAATGGGATTGCCACAGTCTTGGAACGCTTATATGGAGTGGTATTTCAAAACGAGGGCAAACTTGCCGCCAGAAATATGAGGGGAAATAAAAATATCACACAGAATATCACGCTGCTTTTTATCAGCATTTCCGCTATCATCGTCATTAGCGTTGTGGGGAACTTTGTCACTACTTATATCAGTGATGTTTTTCATGGTGCAGAACTTGAGGGCTTTGCAGATGGAGAAATGGATCAGAGTTTTATAGAACAAGTAGAGAATATGGACGGAATTGAAAAAGTATTACCTCTCTATGTATTCAATAACGGTGCGACCTTCTCACGCATGGAGGCTACCGATAATTTGGAATGGTACAATTCTATGCTTGCACTTAACTATACAAAAGAAGCCATGCAGGAGCAGGCAGTTTCAGCTTTTGATTCGGGGGAACGGTCTATTATCCTAAGTAATAGTGCTATGAAACGCATAGGACTTTCCGTAGGCGATACCATCACTCTGTCAAATGGAAATACCGAAAATTCTTATAGAGTGGTAGGCAGCTTTAAATCAAGAGCAACAGATGTGGAGGCAGTCATTCCCAGTGATTATGCCGTTTCGGATTTTGGTGCAAAAGCCTATGGCTTCCTTGCCTATACTGCTGCTGACCCCGATGCTGTTATGGTTCAAATCAGAGATTTATTCGGAGAACACTCTAACTGGAGCCGAACAGTAGCGGAATTTAATGCTGATGCTTTATCTACTGTGGGAGCATTTCTGAAACCCATGCAAAGCATGACCTACTTTATTTTACTGCTTGCAACCGTTGGGGTTATCAATAATCTGCTGATTAACTATATTCAAAGGCGGCGTAGCATCGCCATGTATAAGTCGGTGGGACTCAGTAATCGCCAAAACATGAAAATGACATTGATTGAGGGATTTTCTTCGGGGCTTATTGGTGCGGTCATTGCCATTTTTGTTTCCTATATGGAAATTCAAACAATTTTCCTTGTAGCAGGTCCGAAAATTGCAATGACACCAGAATTGGATGCAGGCACATTCATAGCGGCAGGCACACTCGGCATGGTGGTTACCCTGCTCGGCTCTATTGTTCCTATCCTAAAAAGCAGAAAAATGAAACTCGTGGAAGAAATTAAATTTGAATAA
- a CDS encoding response regulator transcription factor, with translation MNGKILLVDDEKDIADLIEETLRQDGFQSIQKAHTGMEALQACREFKPDVVVLDIMLPDIDGIEVCKKLREFSLCSVLFLSSKNDDVDKILGLSCGGDDYVTKPFSPREIVFRIKAQLRRQQYQSSAQSNSNDLLTVGTLTLDKESSRIYKAGQEIELTGREFFLLSYLMENANKIISKERLYEQVWGEYSSICDNTIMVHIRHIREKIEDTPSSPTQLVTVKGLGYKLKKRTN, from the coding sequence TTGAACGGTAAAATATTGCTTGTTGACGATGAAAAAGATATTGCAGATTTAATAGAGGAAACTCTGCGGCAAGATGGCTTTCAGTCCATTCAAAAAGCACATACCGGCATGGAAGCATTACAGGCTTGCAGGGAGTTTAAACCCGATGTAGTAGTGCTTGATATTATGCTACCGGATATAGACGGTATTGAGGTCTGCAAAAAACTACGAGAGTTCTCCCTTTGCTCTGTTCTGTTCCTCTCGTCAAAAAATGATGATGTGGATAAAATTCTCGGTCTCTCCTGCGGCGGTGATGACTATGTAACAAAGCCATTTAGCCCACGTGAAATCGTCTTTAGAATAAAGGCACAGCTCCGCCGCCAACAGTATCAATCATCCGCACAGTCAAATAGTAATGATTTGTTGACTGTAGGAACGCTCACACTTGATAAGGAAAGTTCTCGCATTTATAAGGCAGGACAGGAAATTGAACTAACCGGGCGTGAATTTTTTCTGCTTTCCTACCTTATGGAAAATGCGAATAAGATTATCAGCAAGGAACGGCTGTATGAACAGGTTTGGGGCGAATACAGCAGTATTTGCGACAACACAATCATGGTTCATATTCGGCATATTCGAGAAAAAATTGAAGATACTCCATCGAGTCCAACACAACTTGTTACGGTAAAAGGACTTGGATATAAGCTAAAGAAAAGGACTAATTAA